CCCGACGCTAAGGCGTTCGCCCACGCGGTCCGCTCGCACTGGGGGATCGAGAACGGCTGCCACTGGACCCTCGACGTGACCTTCCGCGAGGACGAGTCGCGAATCCGAGAGGAGCACCTGCGCCAGAACATGGCCTGGCTGAATCGCTTCTGCCTGTCCCTGCTCAAGCGGCACCCCGGGCGGGACAGCGTCGCCATGAAGCGACGCGGATGCGGATGGAGCGACGACTACTTGATGGAAGTCGTTAGAGGATCGACATGTTAGTGAGCGCTGGCCCTGGTCGTGCCCCCGCTCTCCCAAGCTCTTGATTTGCACGTTGAAGGAGCCCCCGACTTCCGTCAAAGGGACATACATGTGGAACTCGTTCGGCCCCGACTCGACGTCGGCTCGCTTCACCGCGGAGAGCCTCGCGAGGACTCCGAAGGGCCGAAAGCTTGGACGCCGCGGGCGCCGACGTTCGGCAGCAGACGCGGTGAGTGATCGGAGCCGAGCCTCCTCGCCTGTTCCGAGGCGGCGCCGAGATGTCTCCAACAGAGTCGATTCGGCCGGCGTGCAAGATCGATCCTCCGCTCCGCCGCTTGGTGCAGCACTCAGACTGGGGGCGAGCCTCGAAGCGAGAATCCCGGCGATGCGCACCGCCGTTTGAGGTCCCTCTAGAATCTAGGTCATCAAACCTCTCGGGAAGGAGCAATTACGCGTCGGCCGGGGGGCCCTGAGGTCCTCGTGGCCGCCCGGGTTCGACGATCGACCCCGCTCGCCCGCGGCGAGGCGGACTGGATCCGGTGAGCATATACCGGATAGGCGTCGGCGGGCTTTCTGGGGGTTTTGAAGGCGGTCGTCCCGGTTTCCGTCGCCTCGAATCATGAACTCGACGACCCGCGGACGAGGACTACGGCCACGGCGGGACCACTACATGAGAGGCCGTCCCGCCAGGTCGTCCCTTGCAAGAACGACCCCGGGATCAGACGGGTTGATCGTGTCCGAGCCTCACCGGTCGCCTGGGTGTGCATGACCGCGTCCGAAGCAACCTCTCGTCCCCGACGAACCGCAGGACCCACGGCTGGCGAAAGTGTCCGACCCGGCACCTGCATATTTACCGAAAGCTCCGCGGGCCTCGACTCATCGGGGCGATCGAGGGGGCGGGCGCGGACACCCAAATTCGATGATCGAGCCCTCGCTCGCGGCGAGGCGGGCTGGATCGCCCAATCTAGCCCGGGGGGGCGTAAGCGGCGGCCTTCTGGGGGTTTTGAGGGTGGTCGGCCCGGCTGCCGTCGACTAGGATCACGATATCGACGACCATCGGCCGAGTGCCACGACCCCACGCCGACGCCTTCCCTCGGCCGCGGCATGTCCAGCGCGGGGGGGGCGCCTGTCCAAATCGTCATTGATCGGATCCCCCCGCAGATCGTACGGATCGAGCGCGCTCGCCGATCGCCCAGCGTCGGGTGTCCTTGGTCACGACCGGAGCTTCCTCCCTCGCCCCGACCAACCGCACGCCGGGCATGAGACGGACACGTCCAGGCCGGGGGCCTGCATGACCTTCAAAAGCCACGCGGACCTCGCCCCCTCCCGAGCGTCCCAGGAGGGCGAGCGGCGTCTCGCGGCGGGCCGGGCGGCGACCGACCTCCTCCGCTTAATTCCCGCGGATATCGCGTCATAGACGCATGCCGAAGCTCCTAGCCCTCGCCCGACGGGCGAGGCGAGCCGACGGCTTCCTTCACCGACTTCGAGAGGAAAACCTGTGAGCCACATCGTGACGATCGAGACCCAGCTCCGCGACCCGGCGGCGGTCGCGGCCGCCTGCCGCCGGCTCGGCCTGCCCGGGCCGGTGCAAGGCGTCGCCAAGCTATACTCCGGCCAGGCCGTCGGGCTGCTGGTCCGGCTGCCGGGCTGGCGCTATCCGGTGGTGGTCGACGCGGCCGCCGGCCGGGTCCGCTACGACAACTTCGACGGGGCCTGGGGCGCGCCGGAGCACCCGGGCCGCCTGGCGCAGGCGTACGCGGTGGAGAACTCGACTGCGCCACGAGGCACCCCCTGTTAGGGTTCTAGGTCAGGGCTGCGGGGCCACGTCGGCCCCGGCGTCCATTTTCATCTCCGTCCCCTTGGAAAGGCGACCACCCCCGTGTCACACATCGTTCAGATCGAGACCAGGATGCACGACCTGCAGGCCATCGCCGCCGCCTGCCGTCGTCTCGACCTCGAGGGGCCCGTGGAGGGCACCGCCCGGCTGTTCAGCGAGAGCGTCGCCGGGCTGCTCGTCGAACTCCCCGGCTGGCGCTATCCGGTCGTCATCGACGCGACCGGCGGGACGGTCCGCTACGACAACTACGGCGGCCGCTGGGGAGAGCAGCGGCACCTGGAGCGGCTCACCCAGATCTACGCGGTGGAGAAGGCCGAGATCGAGGCGCGGAAGCGGGGCTGCTCGGTCGTCGAGCACGCGCTGGCCGACGGCTCGATCAAGCTGACCATCAGCGTCGGGGGTGCGTCTTGAGCAAGTCCATCGAGATCGTCGTCGACCCCAAGGGCGGGACGACCGTGCGGACGACGGGCTTCGCCGGGGCGGCCTGCCGCGAGGCCAGCCGGTTCGTCGAGCAGGCCCTGGGCCTCAGGACGGCCGAGACCCTCACGGCCGAGTTCCACCAGGGCGTGCAGGCTGCCCCGCGGCTCGAGCAGTCCACCTGACGCCGCCCCTCCGCACTTCCCCAACACACTTCGTCTTAACCATCGAGGAGCATCCGATGACGCTCGCCGAGCGCCTCGCGGAGCACGTGCGCGCCTGCTTCACCGGCCTGTGGATCCGGTCGGCCGAGCACCAGGACGCCCTGGCCGAGATCGCCGACCTCTGCCGCTCCGAGGGCTGGTCGCTCGCCGCCTGGGACGTCGACGGCGGGCTGCGGGCCCTCGCCGGCGCGGCCGCCTCCGGCGTCGACGCCGCCGACCCGCTGGCGGCGGTCCGGTCGCTGGACGCCATGGCCGCGCCCGACGGCGCGGCGCTGCTGGTCCTGGTCAACTTCCACCGCTTCCTCGCGAGCCCCGAGGTCGTCCAGGCCCTCGACGCGCGGATCCATTCGGGCAAGCAGGCCCGGACCTTCGTGGTCGTGCTGTCGCCGGTGGTGCAGATCCCGGTCGAGCTGGAGAAGCAGTTCGTCGTGATCGAGCACGAGCTGCCCGGCCGCGGCCAGCTCGAGGCGATCGCCCGCTCGATCGCCGTCGAGCCGGACGAGATGCCCGAGGGCGACGAGCTGGGCCGGGTGCTGGACGCCGCCGCCGGGCTCACGCGGTTCGAGGCCGAGGGGGCGGTCAGCCTCTCGCTGGTGCGCCACGGCCGGGTCGCGGCCGGGCCGCTCTGGGAGCTGAAGAGCGGAATGCTCAAGAAGTCTGGCCTGCTGACGCTGCACCGCGGCGGCGGGACGTTCGCCGACCTGGGCGGCCTGGGCGCCCTCAAGGCGTTCTGCACGAAGGCCCTGCGGCCGGGTCGCGAGGCCGGCGTCCACGCCCGCGGGATCCTGCTCTTGGGCGTGCCGGGCACGGGCAAGTCGCAGTTCGCCAAGGCGCTGGGCGCCGAGACGGGGCGGCCCACGCTCGCGCTCGACGTCGGGGCGCTGCTGGGCTCGCTCGTGGGCGAGACCGAGCGGAACGTGCGGCAGGCGCTGCGGATCGCCGACGCGATGGCGCCTTGCGTCCTGTTCTGCGACGAGGTCGAGAAGGCCTTAGGCGGCGCGGCCTCGGGCTCCCACGGCGACTCGGGTGTCGGTGCCCGGCTGTTCGGCTCGCTGCTGACTTGGCTGTCGGACCACGAGTCGGACGTCTTCTTCGTCGGCACCTGCAACGACGTCACGAGGCTGCCGCCGGAGTTCAGTCGGGCCGAGAGGTTCGACGCAATTTACTTCATCGACCTGCCCGACCCCCGCGAGCGCGAGCTGATCTGGCGGATGCACTCGGAGCGGTTCGGGCTCGACCCCGCCCAGCGCCGGCCCCGCGACCAGGACTGGACGGGCGCCGAGATCCGGGCCTGCTGCCGGCTGGCGGCCCTGCTCGACGTGCCGCTCGTCGAGGCGGCGCTCAACGTCGTGCCGGTGGCCGTGACGGCCGGCGAGTCGGTCGAGCGGCTGCGGTCGTGGGCCTCGGGCCGCTGCCTGGCCGCCGACCGGCCCGGCGTCTACACGCGCGGCGGGTGGCCGCTCGACGGGCCCCGCCGCGAGGTCCGCCGGGGCGCGCCTTCGGACAACTGATCGTCGCTTTCGCACCCCTCCATTTCTCCATCACCACCGGAGCCGCCATGACCACCTTGCTCGACCGCATCGACGGGCCGCCCGCCGGCCCTCCCGACGACCTCGCCGACCCGGCCCGCCGGCTGCGCGACGAGACGGCCGCCGCCCGCGTCTCGTTCACCTGGCTGGGGACTCGCAAGGCGCTCACCGCCCCGCAGCGCGACCGGGCCGCCGAGGCCTTCGACGCCGAGGGCTCCTGCCTCAGCGCCGGCAAGCGGCTGCTCGACGTCGGCCACCCCGCCTTCCGCGCCGTCACGGCCGTCCGCGGCCGGATCCGGTCCTACTGGCGCGAGACGTCGCTGCCCTTCCCCGAGCCCGGCGTGCGGCTCATCCGCAAAAACCAGGTCGACGACTTCGCCCGCCGGATCGTCGACTTCCAGGCCGAGCTGGACGACGCCGTCGCCGAGCTCGACCGCCGCTACGGCGAGCTGCGGCGGGCCGCCGCCGAGCGCCTGGGGAGTCTGTACGACCCGGCCGATTATCCCTCGACCCTGGTCGGCCTGTTCGCGGTCTCGTGCGACTTCCCATCGGTCGAGCCCCCCGAGTACCTGTCGCGGCTCAGCCCGGCCCTGTTCGAGCGCGAGCGGGCGCGGATGGAGTCGCGGTTCGAGGAGGCGGTCGAGCTGGCCGAGCGGGCGTTCGCCGAGGAGTTCGCCAGCCTGGTCGAGCGCCTCGCCGAGCGGCTCGACGGCGTCGGCGACGACGGCCGGCCCAAGGTGTTCCGCGACTCGGCGGTCGAGAACCTGTGCGGGTTCTTCGACCGCTTCAAGGCCCTGAACGTCCGCGGTGACGCCCAGCTCGACGAGCTGGTGGAGCGGGCGCGGGAAGCGGTCCGGGGCGTGGCGGCCCGGGACCTGCGCGAGGGCCCGGACCTGCGGGCCCGCGTCGCCCGCCAGCTGAGCCAGGTCCAGTCGGCCCTGGACGGCATGCTGGTGGACCGCCCCCGCCGCCGCATCCTTCGCCAGGCGGCCGCGACGGGAGGCGCCTGATGCAGCTGGTCGTCGACCCCCGCGGCGTCGTGCGGGCCGTGTACTCCGAGACGATCGACCTGGCCTCCCTGGGCCGCCCCGCCATCCTTCGCGCCAGCCGCGTCGAGCCCGACGCCGAGGGCCGCTGGACGGCCGACCTCGCCCGCGTCGGCGGCCCCGCGCTCGGCCCCTTCGCTTTTCGCAGAGAGGCCCTGGAGGCCGAGGTCGCCTGGCTCGAGGCCCACCGGCTCACGCCCGGGCTCTGACTCTCCAGCGTCCGCCTTCTACGCGCCGCCCCGCATTCCCGTCCCGCCCTATCGCCCCGCGCGACCCCGAGGCCGCCGGGCGTGCCGGACGGCCCCGGCCGCCCCACGCCCGAGAGGAGCATCCCGTGACCCCGTCCCGGCTCGAACGCTCCGTCGCCCGCCGCACCGGCGACCCGCTCGCCGTGATCCGTCGCCTCGGCTTCCAGCCCCGCCCCGGCCGGCCCGAAGACCTGGAGGCCGAGGACCTCCACTTGGCCGTCGCCTGCCCGTTCTGCGGCGCCGACGTCCCCGTGCCGTCCGCCCCCTGCGGCCCGCCTGCGCTGGCCGGCTGCGGCCGCTGCGACGTCGAGTTCGAATACGCCCCCGCCGAACTCTTCGCCGTCGGACCGGGATTCGGGGCCCGGCCGCACCGCCGCGTCTACGCGGAGTAATCGAATGCTGGCCGTGCTTGCGCGGCTTCCTTTGACCGTGTCGAATCCGAACCGACCCGAATCACGGAGGACCCTGATGGTCGTCATCCGCCGCCTGCGGGTCGTCACCCGCGGGCACGCCCCGAGCGTGGAGCGCCGGGGAGCTACTCTTCCCCTCGTCTTCCAGGCCGACCCGACAGCCGAGAAGCAGCCAACGCCCAATCCCGGAGGCAGTCGCCCTTGAACGCCAGGAAGAAGCTGAACGTCGCCTACGCTAACGACTGCCTGCTCATGGCCGCGATCGCGGGCGGGGCGACCGGGAGCTGGGTCGTCTTCCTGCTGGCCGCCGCGGCCCTCGCGGCGGCCAGCGTCGCCAACGGGCAGATTCGGCACCGACCCACGCGCCGGTGAGGTCCGGTGCACATCCCCGGCCACGGCCACGGCCGTGGCCGGGGACGCCGAGCTCCTTTTTAGCCGTGGACCATTCGCGCGTTCGCCCCCCATGGCCGGCCAAGAGTGGAGCCCGCCGCGCCGATGATGGCCCCGGGAGCATGCACCCCGAACGGCCCGTGGATTCTCGTCCCGCGAAGGCTCTGGCCAGAAAGCACGGCGGGTCGCGGCGGCGGCCACGGCCCTTGGCCTCGTAGAGCGCGAGGTCGGCGCGCCCCAGGCAGTCCTCGGCGTGCTCCCCGTCCGAGGGTACGCCTGCGACGACTCCGACGCTCGTGGTCACGATCCCGAGGCTCGCCGCCTCGTGGCGGAAGTTCAACGCGAGCACCGCGGCGCAGGCTCGACCGACCACCTCGGACGCCGCATCGAGGCCGGCCCCCGGGAGGATGACCGTGAACTACTCGCCGCCGTAACGCGCCACGAGGTCGACGCCCTGCCGGACGCTCCCGGCCAACGCCGACGCGACGCTCCTGAGGCACTCGTCGCCCGCGAGGTGCCCGTAGCGGTCGTTGTAGAGCTTGAACCGGTCGACGTCGACCATCGCGATCGCGATCAGGCGCCCGGTCCGCGCGGCCCGCAGCCACTCTCGGCTCCCAGAGCCTCATCGAAGCGGCGGCGGTTGGCCAGCCCCGTGGGCGGGTCGGTGACGCTCAAAGCCTCCAGCCGCCGGTTCGCCGCCGCCAGCTCCTCGGTCCGCGCGGCCACCCGACGCTCGAGCGAGGCGTAGAGCGTCAGGAAGAGCTTGCAGGGCGATCGCCGAGCCGGGGCGGCGTAGGAATCCGGTGCGGTGCGCGTCGTCGATCGACGACTTTGCGGCGGCCGCCGTCCGCCCCCAGCATCGATCTACCGGCTGGCCGCGGACCTGGGCCGCACGTGATTCGGCGGACGCAGGGCCACGACGTCTGGACGCTCGACGACCCGGAGTCCCCGCACGCCCATCGGGGGGGCCCGCTCAATTCCTCTTCTGATCGGGGCCTCACCGAGAATCGAAGCCGCGTCCATGTACTAGGCTCAAGGAAGGGGACGTCCGCGACGCCTCCGTGCGAGCCGGGATTCGATCGGATCCCGAGCGGAGGAATCGCGTCGATGCCGGCGAGGTCGGGACGAACTGGAGTCCACCGACGATTCGGATCCGCTCGGACATCGATCGCCGCGCTCGTCTCCAGGCGTCTCGGCCAGCCGCGATCGACCCTGGAAAGCCCCGGCGGATGTGAGGAGAGGCGCCTCGGATGGAGACCGGCAACCCGATGTATACACTTCCGGCCCCTGGAAGGCGCGGCTCGAGGCCTCGCAGCGCCGGGATCGCGTGCTGCGGGCCCGCGCCATGGAGCTGCGCCGCGAACGAGATGGGTTGATCAATGACTTGCGGCCTGCCGAGAAGGTCCAGCGCGGCCTGCAGCCGCGTCCCCTGCCGGACGCGCCGGGCCTCGAGCTCGGCGCGGTCGTCCGGCCCTCGCTGCATGTCGCGGGCGACTTCTACGGCGTGGCGCGCCTCAATCGAGAGCGGCTCGGGGCCTTCATGGGCGACGTGATGGGCCGTCCTCGAAGCCGAGTGTTTGCGTCCCCTGCGAGGGAGGAATGGTATGAAGATGTCGCTCGGGATGGTCGCGGCGGTTTCCTGGGGCGTCGCGGTGGCATCGGGGTTCGGCCTGCTATGCCGTTACGAGTCCGCCCCCGGGTCCGCCGGGCCGCCGCCGGACGCCTGGCCGGCCGGAAACGGGCTGGCGAGGGACGGCTCGCGGCCCAACGTGCTGATGTTCGCGCACCCGCGATGCCCGTGCACCATGGCGAGCCTGATCGAGCTGGAACGCCTCGCGGACGGATGCAAAGGGGCGGCGTCGATTCGGGTGCTCTTCTTCCGGCCGGAAGGGGCGGCCGAGGGCTGGGCGAGGTCCGCGGCCTGGTCGAAGGCGGAATCGATGCCGGGCGTCACGGTGCAACTCGACCCCGGAGGGGCCGAGGCCCGTCGCTTCGGCGCGGCGACGTCGGGCCACGTCCTCGTCTTCGACGTGAACGGCCGGCTCGCCTTCAGCGGGGGGATCACGCGGGGGCGAGGCGTCGAAGGGCCCAACGACTGGTCCGCGGGGGCGGCCGAGGCGGCGATCGGCGTCGGGGCCCGGCGCCGGGCCTGCGCGGTCTTCGGCTGCCCGCTGGGCGACCGTCGTCGGACCGAGGAGGGTCGAGGATCGCCGACGCCGCGAGATGGAACCGACCCGACGCGGCTCGGCGAGGCCTCCGATCCGCCGCGTCGGGGCCGGGATCCGCAAGACCGCCCCGCGGGAATCCGGATCCCGCCGCCTTCCTCGCATCGATCGTCGCCCCATCCTCGGCGGCCCCGCCGCCCAACCACGCGGAGCCAGGCGTGAGAATCGAGCGATTCCATGATTAATGCGTTGATCGCCCACCGTGAGGAGGAATGGGTCGCGGGTCGATCCTCCGTCCTGTTCGCGGGGCACTCCCTGAGGATCGCCCGCAGGGCCGATCGCCTCTTCGCGGCGCTCCTGATCTCCCAGTGGGCGGCCGCCCTGGGCGCGGCCCTGGCGATCTCGCCGCTGGCTTGGGCGGGCGAGTCGAGCCGGATCCACTCGCACGTCTGGGCCGCGCTCTTCCTGGGGGGCCTGATCGCGGCGCCGGCCGCCTCGCTCGCGATCCTGCGCCCCGGCGACAGGTCGACCCGCTACGCGGTCGCGGCGGCCCAGATGCTCATGGGGGCGCTGCTGATCCACCTGACGGGGGGGCGGATCGAGACCCATTTCCACATCTTCGGGTCCTTGGCCCTCCTGGCGTTCTACCGGGACTGGAGGGTCGTCGCCGTCGGTTCGGCGATCGTCGTCGCCGACCACGTCTTGCGAGGGGCGTTCTGGCCGAGGTCCATCTTCGGGACCGAATCCCCCGGGGCGTGGCGATGGGTCGAGCACGCGGCCTGGGTCGCCTTCGAGGACGCCTTCCTGATCCCCCACTGCCTGCGCGGAGCGGCCGAGATGCACGAGGTGGCCGCCCAACGCGCCCGGGTCGAGATCGCCGGCGCCCGAGTCGAGGCGGAGGTGGTCGCGCGGACGGCCGAGCTCGCGGCGGCCACGGCCCTCGCCAGGCAGGGCGAGGAACGG
The DNA window shown above is from Paludisphaera mucosa and carries:
- a CDS encoding DUF1257 domain-containing protein, whose translation is MSHIVTIETQLRDPAAVAAACRRLGLPGPVQGVAKLYSGQAVGLLVRLPGWRYPVVVDAAAGRVRYDNFDGAWGAPEHPGRLAQAYAVENSTAPRGTPC
- a CDS encoding AAA family ATPase, whose translation is MTLAERLAEHVRACFTGLWIRSAEHQDALAEIADLCRSEGWSLAAWDVDGGLRALAGAAASGVDAADPLAAVRSLDAMAAPDGAALLVLVNFHRFLASPEVVQALDARIHSGKQARTFVVVLSPVVQIPVELEKQFVVIEHELPGRGQLEAIARSIAVEPDEMPEGDELGRVLDAAAGLTRFEAEGAVSLSLVRHGRVAAGPLWELKSGMLKKSGLLTLHRGGGTFADLGGLGALKAFCTKALRPGREAGVHARGILLLGVPGTGKSQFAKALGAETGRPTLALDVGALLGSLVGETERNVRQALRIADAMAPCVLFCDEVEKALGGAASGSHGDSGVGARLFGSLLTWLSDHESDVFFVGTCNDVTRLPPEFSRAERFDAIYFIDLPDPRERELIWRMHSERFGLDPAQRRPRDQDWTGAEIRACCRLAALLDVPLVEAALNVVPVAVTAGESVERLRSWASGRCLAADRPGVYTRGGWPLDGPRREVRRGAPSDN
- a CDS encoding DUF2997 domain-containing protein, which translates into the protein MSKSIEIVVDPKGGTTVRTTGFAGAACREASRFVEQALGLRTAETLTAEFHQGVQAAPRLEQST